A single genomic interval of Eurosta solidaginis isolate ZX-2024a chromosome 3, ASM4086904v1, whole genome shotgun sequence harbors:
- the MAN1 gene encoding inner nuclear membrane protein Man1, with product MKTSKNTLQPEDAELQKQLVSLGFPNLPVTETTRAILLNKLYKSSKKNESFKTDPFWETLVRQNMSACSPEDETSGTRYSTDDIKLSSKTSCEHNSTIRLDKIYETTLLSLNRGKVMDKIYLTNADYAIRSSPDTNASLSSCTEQQSHLGVVNRLLSFRDRTFRKHNNCANQAKTASSFSQKSDKFFTNSKRTLYELMSYISAQSRLNQSFKPYLLVLTFIGFFLGLAFIYMWRNPNNMYIADIERQIKVCDATIPIKDCVPADYVDSTIRLLKNMFKVLQISTKEEYCSNKKIIISETEFIKYVKKIEYNTITISKINLTYAKMLIEQNPQWKISIFYGEDINYSLSTARSSLFCTFYKKIQSFFIIIGIGAIIGICSGICYTIYRYVRAWRVNRSHIIQQFTTDVVNELIYTASLSETPKEREVIITHMRDKLIPLNKRKTYLKFWNEALHILETTDSRIQFGVRILDGEEYRTMKWMGNANYNTSAKGLFKKWQSPAFDYANKIVNPPTSCLKIRHMFDSTEANISNLKQIIEAALLEKVGIRCGIRDIQIDKQTCCVYVRCNSEVDAGIIHNEINGWWFDKRLISIKFLRLQRYLARFPNKNH from the coding sequence ATGAAAACTAGCAAGAACACACTTCAGCCTGAAGATGCGGAGCTACAAAAACAGCTTGTATCACTAGGGTTTCCTAATTTACCTGTGACAGAAACAACACGTGCGAttcttttaaataagctttataaATCATCTAAAaaaaatgaaagttttaaaaccgACCCATTTTGGGAGACACTTGTAAGGCAAAATATGTCAGCTTGTTCGCCTGAAGACGAAACATCAGGAACCAGGTATTCTACAGATGATATTAAACTGTCCTCTAAAACTAGTTGCGAACATAATTCCACTATCAGACTTGACAAAATATATGAAACTACCTTGCTAAGCTTGAATAGAGGTAAGGTAATGGATAAAATATATCTAACTAATGCTGATTATGCTATCCGCAGTTCACCCGATACCAATGCGTCTCTTTCTTCGTGTACGGAGCAGCAATCACATTTGGGTGTAGTAAATAGGTTATTAAGTTTCCGGGACAGGAcatttagaaaacataataactgCGCTAATCAGGCAAAGACGGCTTCCTCGTTTTCACAAAAATCAGATAAATTTTTCACTAACTCAAAGCGAACACTTTATGAACTAATGTCTTACATCAGTGCGCAATCTCGACTTAACCAAAGCTTTAAGCCGTACCTGTTGGTTTTAACTTTCATTGGGTTCTTTCTTGGCTTGGCTTTTATTTACATGTGGCGAAATCCAAATAACATGTATATTGCTGATATCGAAAGACAAATAAAAGTATGTGACGCTACAATCCCTATAAAAGATTGTGTTCCTGCAGATTATGTGGATAGTACGATcagattattaaaaaatatgtttaaggTTCTTCAAATAAGCACCAAAGAAGAATACTgcagtaacaaaaaaattatcattAGTGAAacggaatttatcaaatatgttaaaaaaatcgaatataaTACAATAACAATCTCGAAAATTAACTTAACTTACGCTAAAATGCTTATAGAACAAAACCCACAGtggaaaatttcaattttttatggAGAAGACATAAACTATTCACTGTCTACAGCAAGATCATCTTtattttgcacattttacaaaaaaatccAAAGCTTCTTCATTATCATTGGTATAGGGGCTATAATCGGAATATGTTCGGGAATTTGTTATACAATATACCGGTACGTTAGGGCATGGCGGGTGAATCGTTCACATATTATTCAACAATTTACTACAGATGTTGTCAATGAACTTATTTATACAGCTTCTTTAAGTGAAACTCCCAAGGAACGTGAAGTTATTATAACCCATATGCGTGATAAACTAATTCCACTAAACAAACGAAAAACGTATCTAAAGTTTTGGAATGAGGCATTGCACATATTAGAGACAACGGACAGCCGAATTCAATTTGGAGTGAGAATTCTTGATGGAGAGGAATACCGTACTATGAAATGGATGGGTAATGCCAATTATAACACTAGCGCTAAAGGTTTATTTAAGAAATGGCAAAGTCCGGCCTTTGattatgcaaacaaaattgtaaatccaCCTACATCATGCTTGAAAATAAGGCATATGTTTGACAGTACCGAAGCTAATATATCCAATCTAAAACAAATAATTGAAGCTGCTCTATTAGAGAAGGTTGGAATTCGATGTGGTATTAGAGATATACAGATTGACAAGCAGACTTGTTGTGTATACGTGAGGTGTAACAGTGAAGTTGATGCCGGCATAATACATAACGAAATAAATGGTTGGTGGTTTGACAAACgattaatttcaataaaattccTGAGACTTCAGCGTTACTTAGCACGTTTTCCAAATAAAAATCattaa